One Streptomyces sp. NBC_00554 DNA segment encodes these proteins:
- a CDS encoding Nramp family divalent metal transporter, whose protein sequence is MTETTGKSASGESISQPRKSSWKYIGPGIVVAATGVGAGDLVATLVAGSNFGYTLLWAAVIGCVVKISLAEAAGRWHLSTGRTLFDGWASLGRWTTYFFVVYVVIWGFVYGAAAMSSSALPLQALFPDVFPDDWSIKPWAVICGLVGLVFVWFNKYEVFEKVMTVLVGVMFVVTVYLAIRVTPNLGDAFAGLLPVLPDEKDSILNTLGLIGGVGGTITLAAYGYWVNAKGWTNTGWMKVMRLDNRVAYITTGIFVISMLFVGAELLHSANVAIASGDKGLIQLSDILEAEYGTATAKFFLIGFFATSFTSLIGVWHGVSLMFADFVERYRGTRTTGEEVASGAREKSWPFRAYLLWLTFPPIVLLFQGQPFRLVILYGVLGAAFLPFLALTLIWLLNSSRTPSEWRNGPLSNGMLAIAGLLFLVLCVKQIWDQPWADFL, encoded by the coding sequence ATGACGGAGACCACTGGGAAATCAGCGTCAGGGGAGTCCATCTCCCAGCCCCGCAAATCCAGTTGGAAGTACATCGGCCCCGGCATCGTCGTCGCCGCGACAGGCGTGGGCGCCGGCGACCTCGTCGCGACACTCGTCGCGGGCAGCAACTTCGGCTACACCCTGCTCTGGGCCGCGGTCATCGGCTGCGTGGTCAAGATCTCCCTCGCCGAGGCGGCCGGCCGCTGGCATCTGTCCACCGGACGGACCCTCTTCGACGGCTGGGCGAGCCTGGGCCGGTGGACGACGTACTTCTTCGTCGTCTACGTGGTCATCTGGGGCTTCGTGTACGGCGCGGCGGCGATGTCGTCGAGCGCGTTGCCGCTGCAGGCGCTGTTCCCCGACGTCTTCCCGGACGACTGGTCGATCAAGCCGTGGGCGGTCATCTGCGGCCTGGTCGGCCTCGTGTTCGTGTGGTTCAACAAGTACGAGGTCTTCGAGAAGGTCATGACCGTGCTGGTGGGCGTGATGTTCGTCGTCACGGTCTACCTGGCGATCCGCGTCACCCCCAACCTCGGCGACGCCTTCGCCGGCCTTCTCCCCGTCCTCCCCGACGAGAAGGACTCGATCCTCAACACGCTCGGCCTGATCGGCGGGGTCGGCGGCACCATCACCCTTGCGGCGTACGGCTATTGGGTCAACGCGAAGGGCTGGACGAACACGGGCTGGATGAAGGTGATGCGCCTCGACAACCGCGTCGCCTACATCACCACCGGCATCTTCGTCATCTCGATGCTCTTCGTCGGCGCGGAGCTCCTGCACTCCGCGAACGTGGCCATCGCGAGCGGTGACAAGGGCCTCATCCAGCTGAGCGACATCCTGGAGGCCGAGTACGGCACGGCGACCGCCAAGTTCTTCCTGATCGGCTTCTTCGCCACCTCCTTCACCTCGCTCATCGGCGTCTGGCACGGCGTGAGCCTGATGTTCGCCGACTTCGTGGAGCGCTACCGCGGGACCAGGACGACCGGGGAGGAAGTGGCCTCGGGCGCCCGCGAGAAGTCCTGGCCGTTCCGTGCGTACCTGCTCTGGCTGACCTTCCCGCCGATCGTCCTGCTCTTCCAGGGCCAGCCGTTCCGCCTGGTGATCCTGTACGGCGTCCTGGGCGCCGCCTTCCTCCCGTTCCTCGCCCTCACCCTGATCTGGCTCCTCAACTCCTCCCGCACACCGAGCGAGTGGCGCAACGGGCCGCTCAGCAACGGCATGCTCGCCATCGCAGGACTGCTCTTCCTGGTCCTGTGCGTGAAGCAGATCTGGGACCAGCCGTGGGCGGACTTCC
- a CDS encoding M14 family metallopeptidase: MRLRIRGSGAGTTGKRRGRRTAAFATLLALALAAPLLTAATDATADGAKAPAAEADPVRQYEVHTHSDSASRTAIQQTGVTVDEADTETVVVSGRADQIKKLRSLGYEVSLLGSAPDRSSAADVGVLDFPTADSTYHNYAEMTSDISSVIAAYPNLVSQRVIGTSYQGRNIVALKISDNVGTDEAEPEVLFTHHQHAREHLTVEMALYLVKELTSKYATDSRVASVVNSREIWIIPDLNPDGGEYDIASGAYRSWRKNRQPNSGSSYVGTDLNRNWNYQWGCCGGSSGSTSSETYRGTAPESAPEVKVVANFVRSRVVGGTQQIKTGIDFHTYSQLVLWPYGYTTANTATGMTLDDRNAFAAVGGKMAASNGYTPEQSSDLYITDGSIDDWLWGNQKIFAYTFEMYPSSASGGGFYPPDEVITRETSRNRDAVLQLLENSDCMYRSIGKEATYCA, translated from the coding sequence ATGCGACTTCGCATTCGCGGCAGCGGCGCCGGAACCACCGGAAAGAGACGCGGCCGCCGCACCGCCGCCTTCGCCACTCTGCTGGCGCTCGCCCTCGCGGCACCCCTCCTCACCGCGGCCACCGACGCCACGGCCGACGGCGCGAAGGCCCCCGCGGCCGAGGCGGACCCCGTCCGCCAGTACGAGGTGCACACGCACTCGGACTCCGCGTCCCGTACGGCGATCCAGCAGACCGGCGTGACCGTGGACGAGGCCGACACGGAGACCGTCGTCGTCTCGGGCCGCGCGGACCAGATCAAGAAGCTGCGCTCGCTCGGCTACGAGGTCTCGCTGCTCGGCTCGGCACCGGACCGCTCGAGCGCGGCCGACGTGGGGGTCCTCGACTTCCCCACGGCCGACTCGACCTACCACAACTACGCGGAGATGACGAGCGACATCAGCTCCGTCATCGCGGCCTACCCGAACCTCGTGAGCCAGCGCGTCATCGGTACTTCGTACCAGGGCCGGAACATCGTCGCCCTCAAGATCAGCGACAACGTCGGTACGGACGAGGCCGAGCCCGAGGTGCTGTTCACCCACCACCAGCACGCCCGCGAGCACCTCACCGTCGAGATGGCGCTCTATCTGGTGAAGGAGCTGACCTCCAAGTACGCCACGGACTCCCGTGTCGCCAGCGTGGTCAACTCCCGGGAGATCTGGATCATCCCGGACCTCAACCCGGACGGCGGCGAGTACGACATCGCGAGCGGCGCGTACCGCTCGTGGCGCAAGAACCGCCAGCCCAACTCCGGTTCGTCGTACGTCGGTACCGACCTCAACCGCAACTGGAACTACCAGTGGGGCTGCTGTGGCGGCTCCTCCGGGTCGACGTCCTCGGAGACCTACCGCGGTACGGCACCCGAGTCCGCCCCCGAGGTCAAGGTCGTCGCCAACTTCGTACGCAGCCGGGTCGTCGGCGGCACCCAGCAGATCAAGACGGGCATCGACTTCCACACGTACAGCCAACTGGTGCTGTGGCCCTACGGCTACACGACCGCCAACACCGCGACCGGTATGACGCTGGACGACCGCAACGCCTTCGCCGCGGTCGGCGGGAAGATGGCAGCCAGCAACGGTTACACGCCCGAGCAGTCCAGTGACCTCTACATCACGGACGGCTCGATCGACGACTGGCTGTGGGGCAACCAGAAGATCTTCGCGTACACCTTCGAGATGTACCCGTCCTCCGCGTCCGGCGGCGGCTTCTACCCGCCCGACGAGGTCATCACCCGGGAGACGTCCCGCAACCGGGACGCGGTGCTGCAGCTGCTTGAGAACTCCGACTGCATGTACCGGTCCATCGGCAAGGAAGCGACGTACTGCGCGTGA